The Deltaproteobacteria bacterium genome includes the window GCTTTAATGGTCCCTAATAAATAATTATACTTTATGCTATAGGCGAACAAAAGAAATGTTTCATGGACGTTTACCTGGTATTGTTGTGTCTCAACCATGGCTATAAAATATGCCTTTTTTCTTTGATATCTTGTAAAGTCTTTGGTTTCTATAACAGGCTCGCGTATATTTAAAGTGTGTGTATCATAAGATGAATAGTCTTCTGTATTGTAAATTTGAGCGGCGTTCATGGAGAACCAATCCATGATTTCTGTTTTCTTCATCGGGTGTGCCATGTTCCAGAAGATAAAATCCGGCTTGAGTTCTTTGGTCAAAATAATTGAATCCTTTACTCTCTTAAGATTGTCATGCGGTAGTCCTATAACAAAGCATGTTCCCAAACGTAATCCGCCTTTCTTTATAAGATTTGCAGCCCTTTTTATGTCATCCAATGTCTCACTCTTATTTATTGCTTTGAATACCACTTCATTACCGCTTTCTACGCCTATACAGATGTTATCACTACCGGCATCTTTAACGAGTTTTACCAATTCTTCATCTATTCCATCAGCCCGTATGTTGTCTATGATCATTTTCAATCTTATTTTTCGAGATATATATTCGTTCAGAAAATTTTTAAAATGAACAATATTAACGGTAGGTGCATCGTCTACTATCTTAACATATTCTAATCCCGGATATAAACTCTTTGCCTTTGCAACCTCATCAACGCAGAGCTTGTAATCCCTGCTTCTCCATTTTCTTGAAGCTATAAATTTTACAGCACAAAAACTGCAGTTGAATGGACACCCGCGGCTTGTTTGTAATGGATATTGGTTGATATACTCCTTGTTCATAAATACCGTGAAGTCGGGGAAGGGAACCTTATCCATATCAGCCACTGTTCCATCTATAATCTCCGGCTTCTCCAGGTAGCGTATATTCTTTATGAGTTCTATTATTATAGCTTCAGCCTCGCCTCTTACTATATAGCTGATCCCTTTAACAGATATTAATTCTTCACCGTATAGCGAGGGATGTGGGCCGCCAACAATGATTGGTATCTTATAATGAAATATCCTGCCGATCATCTCTAACGAAGCTTTTGATGTTGCCGTATATATTGAAAAGCCTATTGCATCCGGTTTTATACTATCGATAACATTTTCCAGTATAGGGGAATTAT containing:
- a CDS encoding B12-binding domain-containing radical SAM protein; translation: MKILFVRLKKKSDTNPVPHLGLGILASILRNAGHDVIVLDYLLYPSDNNSPILENVIDSIKPDAIGFSIYTATSKASLEMIGRIFHYKIPIIVGGPHPSLYGEELISVKGISYIVRGEAEAIIIELIKNIRYLEKPEIIDGTVADMDKVPFPDFTVFMNKEYINQYPLQTSRGCPFNCSFCAVKFIASRKWRSRDYKLCVDEVAKAKSLYPGLEYVKIVDDAPTVNIVHFKNFLNEYISRKIRLKMIIDNIRADGIDEELVKLVKDAGSDNICIGVESGNEVVFKAINKSETLDDIKRAANLIKKGGLRLGTCFVIGLPHDNLKRVKDSIILTKELKPDFIFWNMAHPMKKTEIMDWFSMNAAQIYNTEDYSSYDTHTLNIREPVIETKDFTRYQRKKAYFIAMVETQQYQVNVHETFLLFAYSIKYNYLLGTIKAFTLRIYMHMRKKIKKRNVYE